GATAGAATATTGTTGTACCTCCTATTGTAACAATTTCTGCGCATGCTGGTACTGATGTACATTCCGAGTAAACTGCTTTTACGCAGTAACTGTATGTGCCGGCGGATAAATCGTTGTCTGTATAGGTGGTCTCTGTAGCTCCTGTTGCAATTTCGTTTCCATTTCTGGTAATTGTATAAGTGCGTGGGTTTTCATTTGCCGGAGGGTTCCATGTAATAGTTATATTCGATTCGTTTACTGTAGTTTGAACGTTTGTAACAGGTATGCACGGAGCTCCGTCCTTGGGTGATATTACTGTACGAATATTAAAGTTACCACTAAGGCTTATAGCTGTTATTTCATTCCAGCCATCTTCCTCGAAATAAATCCATGCACCTTTTCCTGCAACCGTAGTGTTTGCATCTTTTCCTACAGGGAAGCCTCCTGTGGTTACGACTTCATATCCCACCCAGTAGTCGCCTGATTCAAGTAGCAAGGGATTTGTAAGTGTGTGAGTGTTCCACCCCTCTTGTGGAGCAGAAGTAGGTTCGCTTACTAATAATTCTCCGGCTGTTGTATTGGTTCCGTTTCCGTAGATTTTGATGGTGGTGTTTGTTGCTTCTGTACCTCTGATGTAAAATTGGACTTTGGTAATTTCGAAAGCGTTATAGTAATCAGCTAATTCATCGTTAGTTAGCCTTACAGCAGCAGTAAATGTTGCAACGCTATCCGTTCCAACGCCACCGACATTTACACCGTCATAATGTATAATAACTTCTCCATCTCTAATAGGTGCTGTTTGTGATGATGTTGCCTTACCTACGGCCGTTTTAGGACTAACTCGTATGTCCTCCAATCTATTTTGCGCTTTAATGTTACAAAGCATGGCAAAAACTAATACTAATAAAAGATTAAATTTTTTCATAATGTTTTTTATTTTGATGTATTAAATCCCTTGGATAAGGGAATTTATTGCATAAATAGTTTTATAGTTTTTTAAAAGTATATTTTTTATAATGATTCAAGATACGAATTTAATTTCTAAGTTACAAAATTTATTTTGTTTTGTGAATAGTTTTCAAAATTCGTGTAAAGTTGTGATGTTCGAGGTCATTTCAAAGGTCATTTTGAAGGACGAATATTAAGAAATACAAGATTGGATTTTCAAAATCATTGGCTCTAATTTGTAAATGAATAGGGTTTTTCATAAGAAGCAGATTTTCTGTTTGGTTTGTTGCTCATTTCAAAGAGTATTTCGCCACCTTTGAGAATCTCGGAATGTGTTATAAAATGCTTTTCATATTTTTTACCGTTAAGCTTTATGGCTTTCACATAAACGTTTTTATCGGAAAGGTTTACAGTTTTAACAGTGAATGTTTTTCCGTTTTCCAAATAAATAGTTGCCTCTTTTGTTTTGGGAGAGCTGATTACATACTGGTCTGAGCCCGGGCAAACAGGGTAAAATCCTAATGCTGAAAAGATGTACCAGGCAGACATCTGTCCACAATCATCGTTACCTGACAGTCCGTCTATTCTGTTTTTATACATCTGACGCATAATTTCGTGAAGACGGTGTTCCGATTTCCACGGCTCGTTTGTCCATTTGTACAAATAGGCTACATGGTGGCTTGGCTCGTTTCCGTGCACATAATTGCCCATTAGACCCTCTTCGTTAATATCTTCGGTTTTTTCGAAATATTTAGCAGGAAGGTCCATCGTGAAAAGCGAATCTAAGCGACTAACGAATTGTTTTTCGCCACCCATTTCGTGTATCAATCCATTTACATCGTGTGGTACAAAAAAGGAGTAATTCCACGAATTTCCCTCGATAAAACCCTGTCCGTGAGTGTCCAACAGGTCAAAATCCTCTTTAAACGTTCCATCTTTGAGTCTCGGACGAGCAAAGTGCAAGGAGGAGTCGAAGATATTACGGTAACTTAACGCTCGGCGAGCATACTCTTGGCTGATTTCACTGTTGTTTAAACGGTTTGCCAACTCGTGGATAGTCCAATCGTCATAGCTGTATTCCAATGTAATAGAGGCTGCCGACGAGCTTCTTTCAAAAGGCACATATCCATATTTTTTGTAATCGCCTGTGCCGTCGAAATAGTCAATGTTGGAGCTGTTTACGCAAGCTTTTAATGCTAATTTTTTATCAATATCTAATCCCTTAGCAATTGCGTCTGAAACAACCGAAACGGAATGATAGCCAATCATACACCAGTTTTCATTTCCCATGTGCGACCAAACGGGCAACGCCTTATGTACACTTTGTTTATAGTGATTTAACATAGAGTTGACAAACTGAGTGCTTCGTGCAGGTTTTATCAGATTCATCAATGGGTGTTGCGCACGAAACGTATCCCAAACCGAGAAAACTGTGTAGTTGGTTTGTCCGTTCTCGGCTTGATGAATGTTGTGGTCTATGCCACGATAGCGTCCGTCAATATCTTGATAAACAGAGGGGTTTATCATGGTATGATAGAGTGCTGTATAAAAAATATATTTTGTCTCTTCGTCTGCTTCAAATTTGATGCAGCTAAGCTCTTTTTCCCATTTCTGTTGCGTTTCGTTACGAATATCGTCGAACGATTTTCCGGCAGTTTCAGCTTCAAGGCTTTTCATTGCACCTATGCAATCCACAGGGGAGAGTGCCACTTGAATTTCGAGGGGTTTGCCGTCTGAAAAATCGAAGTTGAAATAGGCTGTCAGATGTTTTCCGAACATTTCGGGGAAGTTTTTGGTCATATCAAATTTTCGCCAAAAACCGTTATATAGAACTTTTTCGTTGTTACGACAACCATAGTTTTGGATAGGTTTTGAAAACTTCAGGGCAAAATGTGTGTAATTCATTCTTGACCATCCGCGCGTGATACGGTAACCTGTAAGGGTGTATTCATCTTCGACACGTAGGTTTGCCATTAGAACTTTGCCGTCGTAATTGTAAATTCCGTAATCCAAATCAATGATGATATGTCCTGTTTTTGTGTTTTGCGGGAAAGTGTAGCGATGTACGCCTACACGTTCAGTCGCAGTCATTTCTGCAAGAATATTATAGTCTTGTAAAAGAACGGAGTAGTAACCAGCTTGGGCGTTCTCATTATCGTGACTAAATCGTGAACGGTAGCCACTCTCGGGGTTTTCTTCGGTTCCCATATCTAATTTTACTTCGCCAGTCATCGGCATAATCAGGATATCGCCTAAATCGGAGTGTCCTGTTCCGTTGAAATGGGTGTGACTGAACCCTATAATGGTTTTGTCATCATATTGATAACCAGCACAATATTTATATGCGTCGGGCTGATAAACACCGTCAATATTGTGAG
This region of Bacteroidales bacterium genomic DNA includes:
- a CDS encoding glycoside hydrolase family 92 protein, with the protein product MNKISYLLLILLLMSQNHLFSQDLKFVNYVNPMVGTKSMGHTFPGACAPFGLVQLSPDTEMIPHNIDGVYQPDAYKYCAGYQYDDKTIIGFSHTHFNGTGHSDLGDILIMPMTGEVKLDMGTEENPESGYRSRFSHDNENAQAGYYSVLLQDYNILAEMTATERVGVHRYTFPQNTKTGHIIIDLDYGIYNYDGKVLMANLRVEDEYTLTGYRITRGWSRMNYTHFALKFSKPIQNYGCRNNEKVLYNGFWRKFDMTKNFPEMFGKHLTAYFNFDFSDGKPLEIQVALSPVDCIGAMKSLEAETAGKSFDDIRNETQQKWEKELSCIKFEADEETKYIFYTALYHTMINPSVYQDIDGRYRGIDHNIHQAENGQTNYTVFSVWDTFRAQHPLMNLIKPARSTQFVNSMLNHYKQSVHKALPVWSHMGNENWCMIGYHSVSVVSDAIAKGLDIDKKLALKACVNSSNIDYFDGTGDYKKYGYVPFERSSSAASITLEYSYDDWTIHELANRLNNSEISQEYARRALSYRNIFDSSLHFARPRLKDGTFKEDFDLLDTHGQGFIEGNSWNYSFFVPHDVNGLIHEMGGEKQFVSRLDSLFTMDLPAKYFEKTEDINEEGLMGNYVHGNEPSHHVAYLYKWTNEPWKSEHRLHEIMRQMYKNRIDGLSGNDDCGQMSAWYIFSALGFYPVCPGSDQYVISSPKTKEATIYLENGKTFTVKTVNLSDKNVYVKAIKLNGKKYEKHFITHSEILKGGEILFEMSNKPNRKSASYEKPYSFTN